The genomic DNA CTGATATAAGGACTAAAAATCAGGAACGGTTTATTCATGACGATGCTGAGATCATAGTGGCAACAATTGCATTCGGGATGGGCATAGACAAGCCTAATGTCCGGTACGTCATCCACTATGACCTGCCCAAGAGCATTGAAGGGTATTATCAGGAAACAGGGCGTGCAGGAAGGGATGGTTTGAAGAGCGAATGTGTACTTTTTTTCAGTTATGCTGATAAATTCAAGCTCGAGCACTTCATTGAGCAGAAGGCTGATGAGAAGGAAAAACAATCTGCTTACAGACAATTACGGGAGATTATGGCCTATTGTGAAAGCAGGGTGTGCAGGAGAAAGATGTTACTGGCATACTTCGGCGAAGACTTCGATGAACCGGACTGCGGCAATTGTGATAACTGTTTAGAACCGGGAGAAAAGTTTGACGGCACGATTGCAGCTCAAAAGATATTATCCTGTATTTACAGGACAGGAGAACGTTTTGGAATAACTTATGTAGCAGACGTCCTGACAGGCTCCAGGAATCAGAAAATCCTTGAAAATCGTCATGATACAATCAAGACTTATGGTGTCGGTAAAGAATATCCTAAAGAACAATGGCAGTCATTCACCCGTGAATTAATTCAAGCAGGATATTTAAAACTGGATGGAGATAAATATCCTATCCTGAAATTAAATGAAAAAAGCCGCTCGGTCTTATTCAATAATGAAATGGTGTATCTGACGAAACCGGAAGAACGGATAGAAAATCGTAAGGATGAAGAGACTAAAAAGGCGGAGATTGAGTATGATAAAACTTTATTTGAACGATTAAGAACCCTGAGAAAGACGATCGCAGACAACGAACAGATACCGCCATATGTCATCTTTCACGATACTGCACTAAAAGAAATGTCAACATGTTGCCCCACAAGCCTGTATGATTTCCGGAATATCAAGGGTGTTGGTGAACAGAAACTGCAAAAATACGGAGAGATATTTGTAAAAGAGATTTCCGGCTATTTGGGGACCTATAGCTCACCCTCCCACTCCTTGTAAAACCGGTCAAGATAATCCTCCATGTACTTATGGCGTTCTTCCGCCATCTGCCTCGCAATCCTCGTATTCATCCGGTCTTTCAGGAGAAGCAGCTTCTCATAGAAGTGATTAATGCTGGGCCCGGTATTCTTGAAGTATGAATCCTTGCTCTGATGGAGGACCGGATCTTCTCCCGGCACATGTATCGGACGTTTTTTATACCCGCCATACGCAAAACATCGGGCTATCCCGACTGCCCCTATAGCATCAAGACGGTCTGCATCCTGAACAACCTTTCCTTCAACCGTTTGCATATCAGTCGCCACACCTGCGCCTTTGTATGACAGTGTCGCAATAATTTCGCATACGTGGTTCACAACATCCTCCGGCAGCTTCTGTTCCATCAGGATCTGTCTCGCTATTCTTGGCCCTACCGTATCATCACCATTATGAAACTTATGGTCTGCTATATCATGCAGGAGGGCGGCAAGCTCCACTATAAACATATCACATTTCTCTTCACGTCCCAGATGCTGTGCCATCTTCCAGACACGGTAAACATGCCACCAGTCATGACCGGAGCCTTCACCCTCAAAACGTTTTTTTACTTCTTCTGCGATAGCTGCGATGACCACATTACTATTCATATTTCACCTTATACGCACCAGCGGATTGCTTCAAACTCTTCAGTTGGCACCTCAAACGATAAGTATCCCGTCTTGGGCCACCTCTCCAATTCTTCTTCTCCACGAGATACAACCACTGCTAACTGGACTTCCTCGTTTTTTGATGCCTTAATTGATTTAAATGGTACAGCTACCTCTATTATCTCATCTGCTGCGACCTTCTCAACGTCACGGACCTTCTTCCATTGCCCTTTTTCATCTTTCTCATACTGCACTGCAGCAGCCTTACCTGTGTGAGAGATAGCAATTTCAATCCTGCTGGCATGCGGTTTTATTA from Nitrospirota bacterium includes the following:
- the recQ gene encoding DNA helicase RecQ — encoded protein: MLETLQKYFGFNSFYPLQEDIIRDALNRLDAFVLMPTGGGKSLCYQLPALLFDGLTVVISPLIALMKDQVDGLIADGISATFINSSLNYREIDSRKQSLADNEVKILYIAPERLVMPEFLQFMQGLKVSMFAIDESHCISEWGHDFRPEYRQLSMLKDKFPGVPVMALTATATPVVQRDIISQLRLENCKVYTASFNRKNLYYQIRPKDNPFRQILQYLEERKKESGIIYCQSRKSVEEIAQRLQTKGFRALPYHAGLTSDIRTKNQERFIHDDAEIIVATIAFGMGIDKPNVRYVIHYDLPKSIEGYYQETGRAGRDGLKSECVLFFSYADKFKLEHFIEQKADEKEKQSAYRQLREIMAYCESRVCRRKMLLAYFGEDFDEPDCGNCDNCLEPGEKFDGTIAAQKILSCIYRTGERFGITYVADVLTGSRNQKILENRHDTIKTYGVGKEYPKEQWQSFTRELIQAGYLKLDGDKYPILKLNEKSRSVLFNNEMVYLTKPEERIENRKDEETKKAEIEYDKTLFERLRTLRKTIADNEQIPPYVIFHDTALKEMSTCCPTSLYDFRNIKGVGEQKLQKYGEIFVKEISGYLGTYSSPSHSL
- a CDS encoding HD domain-containing protein, which encodes MNSNVVIAAIAEEVKKRFEGEGSGHDWWHVYRVWKMAQHLGREEKCDMFIVELAALLHDIADHKFHNGDDTVGPRIARQILMEQKLPEDVVNHVCEIIATLSYKGAGVATDMQTVEGKVVQDADRLDAIGAVGIARCFAYGGYKKRPIHVPGEDPVLHQSKDSYFKNTGPSINHFYEKLLLLKDRMNTRIARQMAEERHKYMEDYLDRFYKEWEGEL